A genomic segment from Malus domestica chromosome 05, GDT2T_hap1 encodes:
- the LOC103435230 gene encoding uncharacterized protein translates to MAEQGGNGTSRVIMRDYRKGNWTEGETMILIEAKKMDDERRMKRSGGGEGGSSGGGTDQTTRSMSKPSELRWKWVEDYCWKKGCLRNQNQCNDKWDNLMRDYKKVREYERKVTNVGEGKGEEGSASYWKLEKNERKERNLPTNMVPQIYEALVDVVERREAGGGGYQIRGHEVVGGASVSGPNVGINPNIGYGLERPIISTTNVHQQPSSSLPSPPVLQHHHHQISVPTIAALPLLPPAPLAAQPPLALPYAQVMPTVDSDTSEHSDSPAKRRRRASGRGGGGGEDQGGTSGTVSASISSEVGTAIARGASVIAEALQGCEEREERRHRQMLNLHERRLQIEETKTEINRQGINGLTDAINKLANSIHALASNKNQQPPPN, encoded by the exons ATGGCTGAACAAGGAGGAAATGGTACTAGCCGTGTGATCATGAGGGACTACAGGAAAGGGAACTGGACAGAGGGGGAGACAATGATTTTGATAGAGGCAAAGAAGATGGATGATGAGAGAAGAATGAAGAGAAGTGGTGGTGGGGAAGGTGGTAGTAGTGGTGGAGGAACTGATCAGACAACAAGATCAATGAGCAAACCATCTGAGCTGAGGTGGAAGTGGGTGGAGGACTACTGTTGGAAAAAAGGTTGTTTGAGAAACCAAAACCAGTGCAATGACAAGTGGGACAATCTCATGAGGGATTACAAGAAAGTGAGAGAATATGAGAGGAAGGTTACTAACGTGGGAGAAGGGAAAGGAGAAGAAGGTAGTGCATCGTATTGGAAGCTTGAGAAGAATGAGAGGAAGGAGAGGAACTTGCCTACAAATATGGTGCCTCAGATTTATGAGGCTTTGGTGGATGTGGTGGAGAGGAGAGAagctggtggtggtggttatCAGATTAGAGGTCATGAGGTGGTGGGGGGAGCTTCTGTTTCTGGTCCAAATGTTGGGATTAATCCAAATATTGGGTATGGTTTGGAGAGGCCTATAATTAGTACAACTAATGTTCATCAGCAGCCTTCTTCTTCACTGCCTTCTCCTCCAGTTTTgcaacatcatcatcatcaaatctCAGTTCCAACAATTGCAGCATTGCCACTTCTTCCACCTGCTCCACTGGCAGCCCAACCACCACTTGCTCTCCCATACGCACAGGTTATGCCCACAGTAG ATTCCGATACAAGTGAGCATTCAGACTCGCCAGCTAAAAGGAGGAGGAGGGCAAGTGGAAgaggtggcggtggtggtgaaGATCAAGGAGGAACCAGTGGAACTGTGAGTGCTAGCATCTCAAGTGAAGTGGGAACTGCCATCGCCAGAGGTGCTTCCGTGATTGCAGAAGCACTTCAGGGCtgtgaggagagagaagaaaggaggCACAGACAGATGTTGAATTTGCATGAGAGAAGGCTACAGATCGAGGAAACTAAGACTGAGATCAACAGGCAAGGCATTAATGGCCTCACTGATGCCATTAACAAGCTTGCAAACTCCATCCATGCCTTGGCTTCCAACAAAAACCAACAGCCACCTCCAAATTGA